The following are encoded in a window of bacterium SCSIO 12643 genomic DNA:
- a CDS encoding SIMPL domain-containing protein has product MKIYAYLTGLMLFTTSAFAQMTPEVPTKKNYIEVVGNGELEIIPDEIYISITIRERQEGKKKITVESQEVDLKNAVKELGIPMENLTLSDANADYVKVGWTKKDVVSKKSYTLKVADATTVGKVFEKLDALKILDAYISHVSHSKIEEFKKQVRIMAIKAAKDKAEYLLAAIDEKMGNPIVIYEQNSVPNLPRKLMNLRGVSIASEADYVDGIKQLPEIQFKKIKLQSSIYVKFEIL; this is encoded by the coding sequence ATGAAAATATACGCTTATTTAACCGGGTTAATGTTATTTACAACCAGTGCTTTTGCACAAATGACCCCTGAGGTACCCACCAAGAAAAACTATATCGAAGTTGTAGGAAATGGCGAATTAGAAATCATCCCTGATGAAATCTATATTTCGATTACCATTCGGGAAAGACAGGAAGGCAAAAAGAAAATTACTGTGGAATCTCAGGAGGTGGATTTAAAGAATGCCGTAAAAGAATTAGGTATTCCTATGGAAAACCTGACTTTATCTGATGCCAATGCAGATTACGTTAAAGTAGGCTGGACCAAGAAAGATGTGGTATCCAAAAAGAGTTATACTCTAAAAGTTGCTGATGCGACAACAGTAGGAAAAGTATTTGAAAAACTGGATGCTCTAAAAATTTTAGATGCGTATATCTCGCATGTAAGTCATTCAAAAATTGAAGAGTTTAAAAAGCAGGTACGTATTATGGCGATTAAAGCAGCTAAAGACAAAGCGGAATATTTGTTGGCAGCCATTGATGAAAAAATGGGAAATCCAATCGTGATATATGAGCAAAATTCTGTGCCGAATTTACCTCGAAAATTAATGAATTTGAGGGGTGTGTCTATAGCCAGTGAAGCCGATTATGTGGACGGTATAAAGCAACTTCCGGAAATCCAATTTAAGAAGATCAAATTACAATCCAGTATTTACGTGAAGTTTGAAATCCTTTAA